The following coding sequences are from one Tolumonas lignilytica window:
- a CDS encoding DMT family protein, with the protein MNPIFTSMLLLMCSNVFMTFAWYGHLKDMSSKPWIVAAIISWGIALFEYLLQVPANRIGHTALSVGQLKIMQEVIALAVFVPFSVFYLKEQIKLDYLWAALCMLGAVFFIFREKIMSMI; encoded by the coding sequence GTGAATCCCATTTTTACTAGTATGTTGTTACTGATGTGCAGTAACGTGTTTATGACCTTTGCCTGGTATGGTCATCTGAAAGATATGAGCAGCAAACCGTGGATCGTTGCTGCTATCATCAGTTGGGGAATTGCCTTGTTTGAATATCTGTTGCAGGTTCCCGCGAATCGGATTGGTCATACAGCTCTGAGCGTCGGGCAGCTGAAGATCATGCAAGAGGTAATTGCGCTGGCTGTATTTGTTCCTTTTTCAGTTTTTTACCTGAAAGAGCAGATCAAATTGGATTATCTGTGGGCGGCGTTGTGTATGCTGGGTGCAGTCTTTTTTATCTTCCGTGAAAAAATTATGTCGATGATTTAA